Part of the Pseudarthrobacter sp. NBSH8 genome is shown below.
CTCCACCACCGAGATCGAATCCGCCCTGGTGTCCCACCCCTCCGTGGCCGAAGCCGCCGTTGTGGGCGCCGCGGACGAAACCACCGGCCAGGCCGTCGTCGCGTTTGTTATCCTGCGCGGCGACGCCGTGGACAAGGGCGACGCCACCATCGCCGAACTCCGCAACCACGTGGGCAAGGAAATCGGGCCCATCGCCAAACCCAAAACCATCCTCGTGGTCCCGGAACTGCCCAAAACCCGCTCCGGCAAGATCGTCCGCCGCCTCCTCAAGGACATCGCCGAGGGCCGCGAATCCGGTGACGCCACCACCCTGGCCGACGCCACAGTGATGCAGCAGATCGCGGCGTCCCTCCGAAAATAACGCTTCGCAGCCAAGAAAGCCCGACGACGGCGCTTCCCACCACGGTGGGTGGCGCCGTCGCCCTATGCTGGGAGCAGCCCTGTCGCCTGAATTAAGGATTGCTTTCACATGCTCCCCGCTGCACGACACCAGGCCATTGTGGACGCCGTCCAGCGCGAGCGTGTGGTGCGGGTTTCGGACCTCGCCCAACAACTCGGTGTTTCGCTGATGACTGTCCGCCGGGATATCGAGCTTCTGGAGACAGGAGGCAAGCTGGAGCGCATCCACGGCGGCGCAAAGCTTCCCGGCGATGTCAGCACCCACGAACCTGGTTTCGAGCTCAAGTCCACCCAGCTGACAGCGGAGAAGCGGGCCATCGCGCTGGAGGCTGCCGGCCTGGTGTATGAGGGCATGGCCGTCGGTCTGAGCGCCGGCACCACCACCTGGGCCCTCGCCAAGGAGCTGGTGAACGGTCCGCGGATCACGGTGGTCACCAATTCCGTGCGCATCGCTGACCTCTTCCACCTCGCTGCCTCCGGCGGCGCTGCCCGCTTCCCATCAACCGTAATCCTGATCGGCGGCGAGCGGACGCCGTCGGACGCTTTGGTGGGTCCCATCGCGACGGCCGCGTTGAAGCAGCTGCACCTGGACGTGCTGTTCATGGGTGTGCACGGTATGGACGCCGACGCCGGCTTCACCACGCCCAACCTGTTGGAGGCGGAGACTGACCGGGCCTTCGTCGCCGCCACCCGGAAAACCGTGGTCCTGGCCGATCACACCAAGTGGGGGCTGCTGGGCATCAGCACCATCGCCCCCTTGGACGCGGCAGATGAGGTCATCAGCGACGCCGGGCTGGGCCCAGAAGCCCAGCGCGTCCTCGGCCAGCGCGTGGGCAAGGTCCGGATCGCGGGGCTGCGAACCAAAAGCCCTTGATTCAGGGGCAGCCGCAGGACTGGCGGACGTGGAGCTTCGTGGGGAACATCTGCTGCTGCGGCGCGGCCTTGCGCCGCGCAGCCAGGATGCCTTCGACGGCGGCCGCGGCCATCTCCCGGACCGGCTGATCCACGGTGGTCAGCGCTGGCCACGTGTACTCCGCCTCGGCGGAGCCGTCGAAGGAGGTCACCGCGATGTCTCCGGGGACTGAGACACCTGCCTCATGGAGCGCGCGGAGGATGCCGACCGCCTGCATGTCCGAGCTCGCGAAAATCGCCGTGGGCCGATTCGAAGAGGCCAGGAGCCGCTTGCCCGCTTCGTAGCCACCGGACCGGGTGAAGGGGCTGCGCGCGATCGGCCCCTCAGGGAGGCCGGCCTCCGCAAGCGCCTTCAGCCAGCCAAGTTCGCGACCGTCGACGTCGTTCCCCACGTTGGTGCCCATGGCCAGGCCGACGTTGGTATGCCCGTGCCCCAGGAGGTGCTCCACGGCGATCTGTGCCCCGGCCAGGAGGTCCACACCGATGCTGTTGACGCCCGCCACCTCACGGTCCTGGTTGAGCAGGACCCACGGAATGTCGGCCTTCTCGAGGTCTTCCAGGTCCGGCTGGAACAGGACGCTGGCGAGCAGTACGCCGTCCACCTGCCGCGCTGCCAGGTTCCGGACGTTCCGGCGTTCCTTGGCTATGTTGCCGTCGGAGTTGGTCAGCAGCAGGGCGTAGCCCCGCTCGGCCGCCGCGTCCTCCACAGCATGCGCGAGGAGCGAGAAGAAAGGGTTCGAGTTGTCGGGCACGATCAGCCCAAGTGTCTCGCTGGATCCCAGCTTGAGGGCCCTGGCCGCCGCGTTAGGGCGGTAATCCAGGACACGGATCGCATCCTGGACCTTCGCCTCCGTGGCCGGAGCCACCTTCTTGGGCCCGCCATTCACTACGTA
Proteins encoded:
- a CDS encoding DeoR/GlpR family DNA-binding transcription regulator, whose protein sequence is MLPAARHQAIVDAVQRERVVRVSDLAQQLGVSLMTVRRDIELLETGGKLERIHGGAKLPGDVSTHEPGFELKSTQLTAEKRAIALEAAGLVYEGMAVGLSAGTTTWALAKELVNGPRITVVTNSVRIADLFHLAASGGAARFPSTVILIGGERTPSDALVGPIATAALKQLHLDVLFMGVHGMDADAGFTTPNLLEAETDRAFVAATRKTVVLADHTKWGLLGISTIAPLDAADEVISDAGLGPEAQRVLGQRVGKVRIAGLRTKSP
- a CDS encoding LacI family DNA-binding transcriptional regulator, with the translated sequence MTTPIVQAPRGPVTRKDVARYAGVSTAVVSYVVNGGPKKVAPATEAKVQDAIRVLDYRPNAAARALKLGSSETLGLIVPDNSNPFFSLLAHAVEDAAAERGYALLLTNSDGNIAKERRNVRNLAARQVDGVLLASVLFQPDLEDLEKADIPWVLLNQDREVAGVNSIGVDLLAGAQIAVEHLLGHGHTNVGLAMGTNVGNDVDGRELGWLKALAEAGLPEGPIARSPFTRSGGYEAGKRLLASSNRPTAIFASSDMQAVGILRALHEAGVSVPGDIAVTSFDGSAEAEYTWPALTTVDQPVREMAAAAVEGILAARRKAAPQQQMFPTKLHVRQSCGCP